The stretch of DNA CGTCATCCGCAGTGGTCCgcgcagacagcgagacgagcTGTCtcacgggaagaagagagggaaagggagaagtgagaagagagcgaaaccgCACGAGGGAGGGACGACCGGatgaggcgaggagaaaggcgagaaggacacggaagagagactgaaCGAGAGCACGAGGCGTCCTTCCCTGCGTGATTGGTGtccttttgcttttcttttcaggaGTTCGGTCGCGGTCGATCCTACGACGTCGACACCCCTGTGGTTCCTCCCTTCACTGTCGCGTGCGCAGCGGCTCAGCGAACTCTCATCTttgtcgttcttcttcttcttttcttgtctctctgcctcacgCAACGTCCATCGTTTCGtcagccttcttcgcctccctcgacGCACGCGGGAGACAAAGCAGGCGTGGAAGCCGCTGCTGCGAGCGTCGATTATGTTCTTCGCTACACAGCCGCGCTCTTCGATCTGGACCACAGCGGCGCAgattctctcctctttgtcgtctcggcccttctcgctttcggtACGACAAGGACGGCGAAACAAACTCAGACTTCTTCGCTCCCAGTACTTCTCGtgctcctcctctcgccgcttcctcttctccctcgcgtgctctcttctgtttttgtttctcttctgctctttcgtctttttcaaGAGGAGTGCGGCGTTTCGTTGGCCCTCTGCGTCcgttctccgccttctcaaTATTTTCcccgtccctcttctttccttttcccctttaacttttctgtctctctctcaggccAGCTGGGGTGGGTTTTGGCCGGCGCCTACGGCATGGCAGCCTTGCCGGTGTTGTGGCTCCGCGGGCGAATGACGCCGCAGCAGCAACAGCGAGAAGTTCAAAGAGAAGTCGCCGAAATCCGCGAGCAACAACGCCAGCTCCAAGTACACCCGCGCAGCCACACTCTCCGCCCCTGCACGACAAACGTTCCATGCAtcataaatgtatatatgtatatatatttatatatatatatatatatctacagaTGTAATTGCGGGCACATgcgtgcatatacacatgtacagACTTACCTCGACgcgtgtacatatatatatatatatatatgtacgtgtgtctacatgtatatatatgcatctatgcATGTCTAGGATTTTGCattatatgcatatgcatgtatgcatgaatgcgtgtgtttcttctcgaaACCGGCGGCGTGCACATGCGCGTTTTTGCCTGAGCCTGTGCGTGGCACTGGGATCGGCGTTTCGCCGCTCGGGTTTAACGGCATTTCagctcgctgcatgcggcgggGACGCGCGGTGGGCGCATGCGGTGCCGGTCGGGCCTCGCAAGTTCACCCTCGAGGATCCTCGGAAGGGTGCGACGCGCTTTCTGTTCGTGCAGAGCAAGTACGTgaacgcaggcgacggcgcgtctcTGACGGCGATGAGCGAGAAGGACCGCGCGAAGCTTCTGGAGCTGCGTACCCAACAGCAACAGTTCACAGAGCGAACGTATCGTCTCCAGGTGAAGAAACGCTCGGACtcacagaagaagaggaagaaaggacagaagaggaggagaggagaggaggacagaagaggaagagagaagagaggaggacagaaggaagagagaagagatgcGCACGGCTAGGTCGCGACAAGAACAGAAGAGTTCCGGgtagagcagagaagagctggagaggcgcgagaaaccgCATCCTGTAGATAGTGCATGTGTACCACGCAATTCaacggcgtctctctccgtgtgcatgcatgtttaTCTTTTCACGAGTGTCCTTTGATGTGGGGGGAACATGTGGGAAAGCCCGCGTCTTGGAAACAATGGAAAGGCGTGGGCGGCTGAGAACAAGTGGGGGCTGACCGTGTGTCGTGTCTGGTGCTCTtaggaagaagaacagcaGCAGTCGGGatgtctcgcctttctgtaTCGCGGCGTTTTGCTCCCCTTTCGGTGGACGTTCGGGgttgttttcttcgtcctttctctcgttgcGGCgggcgctctcttcctcgcactTTTCCAACGCCTCGAGTTctccaggtgtacgtacagctgtGGCTTCGTTCTCGACGACGACGCGACCGCGCAACGCGACAGCGTCTTTTTTAATCCACTCGACGAGCTTCTTGTGCACCTCTCGCAGGTGCGGGCGACTggcgaaaacgggaagaagtctgagaagaaaacaggcaggaagaaaagaaagggacggataggaagggaaggataggaaggaaagaggctacgaaggaagggagagcgATGGAGATGAGAGAAGGGCGTGGTTTGTGGCGGGgtgacgaagagaagagatggGAGAGAGGTGacaaggaagcgaagaaaaaaggggacgTTGGGGCAGTCTCAGGCAAATGACAATGCGACGGAGACTGCGAGAGAGTCTCAAAGAGAGGCACCATAACACGACTCGGCGAGAGCCGCGTTTTTGTCGGAGggctgtctcgctcgtcaccgcgcctctttcccgtGCGGTGTCTGCTCTCGTCTTTGCTCGGTTTCAGTTTTTCCCCGCCgactttctcctcgtcggcgTGTACAtcgctcttctgttcctctgcctcctaTACGGCATCTTCTCCTTGCGATTGCGCATCTGCACGAAAACCTGCGAGCCGGTCCGCCGAGGCCGCACACCCCCCGAGGTACGCCCCAACTGCGTGGGAAACTGCGTGGGAAACGTTTTTGGGCAGCGGGGATCTCCGAGGACACACTCGGAGAGAATCGAAAGACGCGACGCACGAAGAGCAAGAAGGCCGCACGCTTCTCAGACCGGCTGTATACCTGAATTTCCATgaagcagaaacgaaaaacacgAGGCACGTAGCGACTCCTATCTGCTCCCCTTGCAGCGGTTgcctgtatgtacacccgcgggcctctcttcgttctgtGCCGATCTTTGGGTCAAAATCCACACAGTTCAAACCTTTCCCTGCCGAATGCTGTGCTTCTCAGAGCCTCTTgattctctgcttccttctcgttcacttcctcctcgccgcctcgctcgcgcttctctcggtgCGTCCTCCCCCAGTCGGGCTTCTTCGcattctcttccctctggtTCTTCGCATGCATTCGATCGGTCGTCGCGTTGGCGTCTTGTGCTGTCACCGCGTTCCGTCCTTCGTTCCCCCCAcggttcttcgctctctcgtctcgccaTTCTTCTCCTCCAATGGCGCGTCCCTGGCCTGCAttcgtcgtctctgttctcgtaGCCTGTGTGTGTCCCCTCGCAACCTCGCACATTGTGTTCCGGAGTCCCCCTCGACCAATCGCGTTTTTGCTTGGCCGTCTTTTCCGAcgtttcgtttcccgtttcttcccgctctctgtttcACCTCTCACGAGGCTCAtcgcccctttttctcgagttgcatgcagatggCCCCTCGATACGCCTCGTTCGGTGCTCAGacgttctcgccgtcggtAAGCCGCGAAGCTTCGCGATGTCTGTCTTTCGAcctcgtttccccttctctctgcgccccgctccgtctccgttccacAAGTCCCACATCCCTCagtccctcgctgtctccactgGGGGGTTCCTCTGTCGCTACACACACGGTCACACATGtctatatctgtatctgtTGATATCTGTATCAATCTGTACCTGCTGATGTCTATCTCTGCCCATCTAGCGACCCCGCTCTGTATCTCCGACAAACACAGCCCGTCTTGcgcgagtgcatgcacacctcCTGGTGCTCGACCGCTGCCTGGGTCTAGGAGATGAACTTTTCGCTTCTGGAGCTGAACGTAAATACATaaacacacatatatatatatatatgattggAGACGGATTGTGCGTCTCTTTGTGTGTGCAGAACGGAAGCGATCCGattccttgttctctccaaGCAACTGCAACTGGCGAAGAAACATCGTGTCGCAtgtccttcttcgctgctgtcttctcccgaGCTGCTATCGGTAGGttttccgctcttttctccattgcgcgcctctctccgccttggGTTTAAAGCATTGCCTGCGCGTCATCCTAGACCGTCAGCCCTCGTTCGCGTGGAgggctctcttcctcgagaCGCCCGCTGGATTTCTGCGCGCGcctttttgcctttctctgtctccacaaCTCGCGGGGATGCATCCGTGAGAAACCGAACAACACTGTCCTTGGGAGACAGCGGTTCCCCAGCGTTTTCGAAAGGCCCTTTTTGTTCACACTAGTGGAGTTG from Neospora caninum Liverpool complete genome, chromosome XI encodes:
- a CDS encoding putative lysosomal cobalamin transporter,related, with the protein product MSLLLGGWVYAAAAGALLLLSGSIYWYYVRRKASNPVAFLAFSATLTAALLLCLLVPLDILVVSRLPEGALAAGAFPDALATPAAFASPFNSRGLTFMDMPAETKAAGAEKDLDTKGGRRLSAVDIRGNSVASPASDPLIPQNTPPASLSSPSLSRSPFPEGLRDRLSDFSDPPHGSAARRLAAEEPLPSPSAPSPSSPSSPQSSPSSPSSSSSFSLSARPHKDVEAGAARLPSFSFSDQAGPFGFETPPQIDFSGAALLHRLQSGAVTVELPPLALDALSLKQLYVSLFSLLLFLTYAAVPFAFFYSRQLQSLKAEFGRGRSYDVDTPVVPPFTVACAAAQRTLIFVVLLLLFLSLCLTQRPSFRQPSSPPSTHAGDKAGVEAAAASVDYVLRYTAALFDLDHSGADSLLFVVSALLAFGQLGWVLAGAYGMAALPVLWLRGRMTPQQQQREVQREVAEIREQQRQLQLAACGGDARWAHAVPVGPRKFTLEDPRKGATRFLFVQSKYVNAGDGASLTAMSEKDRAKLLELRTQQQQFTERTYRLQEEEQQQSGCLAFLYRGVLLPFRWTFGVVFFVLSLVAAGALFLALFQRLEFSRCTYSCGFVLDDDATAQRDSVFFNPLDELLVHLSQFFPADFLLVGVYIALLFLCLLYGIFSLRLRICTKTCEPVRRGRTPPESLLILCFLLVHFLLAASLALLSMAPRYASFGAQTFSPSNGSDPIPCSLQATATGEETSCRMSFFAAVFSRAAIAYPSFANFFFFSNWVFLGIYALCVLHCLLTRRKQPYLSDRWLEADESADESLGVEASRAFALSGAQDSLRVLGRRGAKEEETLKLLATCDEACV